From one Micromonospora siamensis genomic stretch:
- a CDS encoding DUF6642 family protein: MPKPGGVFCFEGEWEDDLAERGSVLPTLELLERLGSIRFIHRDTATPQELRYFLERWLTRKYAAYQVGFFALHGSPTRLHLSDSHSVGLAEIASWMSGQCEGKRFYFGSCSVLRASDTTLSEFLRETKAAMLCGFTKEIDWIESAAFETVVLNSMVNGGKVDSVERLVKSSRWAPLAQHYGFRIVYQNGRST, translated from the coding sequence GTGCCGAAGCCAGGCGGTGTCTTCTGCTTCGAGGGCGAGTGGGAAGACGATCTTGCGGAGCGAGGATCCGTCCTGCCGACCCTCGAACTGCTTGAACGGTTGGGCAGCATTCGCTTCATCCACCGTGACACTGCCACTCCACAGGAGCTTCGCTACTTCCTCGAACGGTGGCTGACCCGCAAGTACGCCGCGTACCAGGTCGGGTTCTTCGCGCTGCACGGCTCGCCTACCCGGCTGCATCTGTCCGATTCGCACTCAGTGGGGCTCGCCGAGATCGCGAGCTGGATGTCCGGGCAGTGCGAGGGAAAGCGGTTCTACTTCGGAAGCTGCTCCGTGCTCCGCGCCTCGGATACCACGCTCTCCGAGTTCCTGCGCGAGACGAAGGCAGCGATGCTCTGCGGCTTCACGAAAGAGATCGACTGGATCGAGTCTGCGGCGTTCGAGACGGTGGTCCTCAACAGCATGGTCAACGGTGGCAAGGTCGACAGCGTGGAGCGGCTCGTCAAGTCGTCGCGCTGGGCACCGCTGGCGCAGCACTACGGCTTCAGGATCGTCTACCAGAATGGCCGCTCGACGTAG
- a CDS encoding IS256 family transposase — MTATLNDQTGRRKRPEPSAEAKAAADLVRAAKEQGLSLTGPDGLLKQLTKTVLETALNEEMTEHLGYEKHDQAGAGSGNIRNGTRSKTVLTDANGPVQIDVPRDRAGTFEPQIVRKRQRRLSGVDEVVLSLYAKGLTTGEISAHFAEIYGASVSKETISRITDKVIEEMTDWSHRPLDEIYAAVFIDAIVVKVRDGQVANRPFYAAIGVTLDGEKDILGLWAGSGGEGAKFWMSVLTDLRNRGVKDVFFLVCDGLKGLPEVVTNVWPRTVVQTCVIHLIRNTFRLTSRRYWDELKRDIKPIYTAVNADAARAAFDDLADKWRGRYPAVIRLWDNAWAEFIPFLDYDLEIRKVICSTNAIESLNARYRRAVKARGHFPNEQAALKCLYLVTRSLDPTGAGRTRWTMRWKPALNAFAITFSDRFPAAETY; from the coding sequence ATGACCGCGACACTGAACGACCAGACCGGACGTAGGAAGCGGCCCGAGCCGTCGGCGGAGGCGAAGGCCGCCGCCGATCTGGTCCGGGCCGCTAAGGAACAAGGGCTGTCGTTGACCGGCCCGGACGGGCTGCTCAAGCAGCTGACCAAGACGGTCCTGGAGACCGCGCTCAACGAAGAGATGACGGAGCACCTCGGCTACGAAAAACACGACCAGGCTGGTGCCGGGTCGGGCAACATCCGCAACGGCACCCGGTCGAAGACCGTCTTGACCGACGCCAACGGTCCGGTGCAGATCGACGTGCCGCGGGACCGGGCCGGCACGTTCGAACCGCAGATCGTCCGCAAGCGGCAGCGGCGCCTGTCGGGGGTCGACGAGGTCGTGTTGTCGCTGTATGCCAAAGGCCTCACGACCGGGGAGATCAGCGCGCACTTCGCAGAGATCTACGGGGCTTCGGTGTCGAAGGAGACGATCTCCCGGATCACCGACAAGGTGATCGAGGAGATGACCGACTGGTCCCACCGGCCCCTGGATGAGATCTACGCCGCCGTGTTCATCGATGCCATCGTGGTCAAGGTCCGCGACGGGCAGGTCGCGAACCGGCCGTTCTACGCCGCGATCGGGGTCACCCTCGACGGGGAGAAAGACATCCTCGGGCTGTGGGCCGGCTCCGGCGGTGAAGGCGCGAAGTTCTGGATGAGCGTGCTGACCGACCTGCGTAACCGGGGCGTCAAGGACGTGTTCTTCCTCGTCTGCGACGGCCTCAAGGGCCTGCCCGAGGTCGTGACGAACGTGTGGCCCCGCACGGTGGTGCAGACCTGCGTGATCCACCTGATCCGCAACACGTTCCGCCTCACCTCCCGCCGGTACTGGGACGAACTCAAGCGCGACATCAAGCCGATCTACACCGCCGTCAACGCCGACGCCGCCCGGGCCGCCTTCGACGACCTGGCCGACAAGTGGCGCGGCCGGTATCCGGCGGTGATCCGACTGTGGGACAACGCCTGGGCGGAGTTCATCCCGTTCCTCGACTACGACCTGGAAATCCGCAAGGTCATCTGCTCCACGAACGCGATCGAGTCCCTCAACGCCCGCTACCGGCGAGCGGTCAAGGCCCGCGGCCACTTCCCCAACGAGCAGGCCGCGTTGAAGTGTCTGTACCTGGTGACCCGGTCCCTGGACCCCACCGGAGCAGGCAGAACCCGATGGACGATGCGCTGGAAACCCGCGTTGAACGCCTTCGCCATCACCTTCAGCGACCGCTTCCCAGCCGCTGAAACCTACTAA